From a region of the bacterium genome:
- a CDS encoding rhomboid family intramembrane serine protease has protein sequence MVIYQRMIPIKDSPRAQRFPFVNIAIILANALVFYVELTMGPGRLEGFINHYGLVPTRLMAVDFSAPASVVAGVIPLVTSTFIHAGWIHIIGNLLFLWIFGDNVEDRLGHLGYALFYVLCGVGAGLAHAFLTTAISGGSAVPTIGASGAIAGVMGAYLVLYPRAKVLTLIPVIFYAWFIEVPAWIYLGIWVLIQLFTGVLDLAGATSGGVAWWAHLGGFVAGVVLICIFPKCRRHRYQTAP, from the coding sequence TTGGTAATATACCAACGCATGATCCCCATCAAAGACAGCCCCCGGGCGCAGCGGTTCCCGTTCGTCAACATCGCCATTATACTGGCCAACGCCCTCGTCTTCTACGTCGAGCTGACGATGGGCCCCGGGCGGCTGGAGGGGTTTATAAATCACTACGGCCTGGTCCCGACGCGGCTGATGGCGGTGGACTTCTCGGCGCCGGCGTCCGTCGTCGCCGGCGTGATACCGCTGGTCACGTCGACGTTCATCCACGCCGGGTGGATCCACATAATCGGCAACCTGCTCTTCCTGTGGATATTCGGCGACAACGTCGAGGACCGGCTGGGCCATCTCGGCTACGCCCTGTTCTACGTATTGTGCGGCGTGGGCGCGGGGCTGGCCCACGCGTTCCTGACGACGGCGATATCGGGCGGGTCCGCGGTTCCGACCATCGGCGCCTCGGGCGCCATCGCCGGCGTGATGGGGGCCTACTTAGTGCTCTACCCCAGAGCGAAGGTCCTCACGTTGATACCGGTCATCTTCTACGCCTGGTTCATAGAGGTGCCGGCGTGGATCTACCTCGGCATCTGGGTATTGATTCAATTGTTCACCGGCGTACTCGACTTGGCGGGCGCGACCAGCGGCGGCGTCGCCTGGTGGGCGCACTTGGGCGGCTTCGTCGCCGGCGTGGTATTGATTTGCATCTTCCCGAAGTGCCGGCGCCATCGCTACCAGACGGCGCCCTAA
- a CDS encoding VWA domain-containing protein, giving the protein MKKVLIFLVITACGAAASAVDVSLAAADLAPMSVALPAGGGEADYKDAAIAVLPFVNTSSSTKLDYLELALAKMLVTDLKQSQSLKVVTRDNLDDVLAELKLERSALVDPANAQKVGKLLGADLIVAGSIAAVSNALRLDAHVIDVATAEVVAAAKVEGAGEHEALQMVDTLAMAVISDLTGEAIVLNSYDPLHGSFDPAHSSDALTFWPILGNEYGLVGTAATAYLELKFRAGEVPAAVTKDRPPLNLCLVIDRSGSMRSAGKLEYVKEAARYVVDNLGPQDRISIVAFDSDVKVVEKNTRVENKMLLKSKIDELFAGTNTNLSAGLEEGYAQAKKGKKKNYLNRVILLSDGLANEGITDLEKLASIARDWEKKDVYTTAMGVGADYDDQLLTLIATGGAGNYYYIDKPSAVPTIFARELSGIVNVAASGIAVDLALEPGVRVAKVHGYQYRDLGGGRYEIPVGDIASSQEYTVFVELELPAVNEEKTVSLGTVAVRYDDQFVKKAVTSPPTRLAMHFVPEVEVVAANEVPEVVNTAYLMENAAAMDKAQRLVAEGRRGEAQELLKKQKELSRDRAASGQSQALLDSANDMEELEEQADDEDSPDAAVMKAAGAAATETRYH; this is encoded by the coding sequence ATGAAAAAGGTATTAATATTCCTGGTAATTACGGCTTGCGGCGCGGCGGCTTCGGCGGTCGACGTATCCCTCGCCGCGGCCGACTTGGCGCCGATGAGCGTCGCGTTACCGGCCGGGGGCGGCGAGGCCGACTACAAAGACGCCGCGATCGCGGTCCTCCCGTTCGTCAACACCTCGAGTTCGACCAAGCTCGACTACCTCGAGCTCGCGCTGGCCAAGATGCTGGTAACGGACCTCAAGCAGTCGCAGAGCCTCAAGGTCGTGACGCGCGACAACCTCGACGACGTGTTGGCGGAGCTCAAGCTGGAGCGGTCCGCGCTGGTCGACCCGGCGAACGCGCAGAAGGTCGGTAAGCTCCTGGGGGCGGACCTCATCGTCGCGGGCTCCATCGCCGCGGTCTCGAACGCGCTCCGCCTCGACGCCCACGTCATCGACGTCGCGACCGCCGAGGTCGTAGCGGCCGCGAAGGTGGAGGGCGCCGGCGAGCACGAGGCGCTGCAGATGGTGGATACGCTCGCTATGGCCGTCATATCGGACCTGACCGGCGAGGCCATAGTCTTGAACTCGTACGACCCGCTGCACGGTTCCTTCGACCCGGCGCACTCCAGCGACGCGCTCACCTTCTGGCCCATCCTGGGGAACGAGTACGGCCTGGTGGGTACCGCCGCCACGGCCTACCTCGAGCTTAAATTCCGCGCCGGCGAGGTCCCGGCCGCCGTCACCAAGGACCGGCCGCCGCTGAACCTCTGCCTGGTCATCGACCGCTCGGGCTCGATGAGGAGCGCGGGCAAGCTGGAGTACGTCAAGGAAGCGGCCCGGTACGTCGTCGACAACCTCGGCCCGCAGGACCGCATCAGCATCGTCGCTTTCGACTCCGACGTTAAGGTGGTCGAGAAGAATACCCGCGTCGAGAACAAGATGCTCCTGAAGTCTAAAATAGACGAGCTCTTTGCCGGTACCAATACCAACCTCTCGGCCGGCCTGGAGGAAGGCTACGCCCAGGCCAAGAAGGGCAAGAAGAAGAACTACCTCAACCGCGTCATCCTGCTCTCCGACGGCCTGGCCAACGAGGGCATAACGGACCTCGAGAAGCTGGCCTCCATCGCCCGCGACTGGGAGAAGAAGGACGTGTACACCACCGCCATGGGCGTGGGCGCCGATTACGACGACCAGCTGTTGACGCTCATCGCCACCGGCGGCGCCGGCAACTACTACTACATCGACAAGCCGAGCGCGGTGCCTACTATCTTCGCCCGCGAGCTCTCGGGCATCGTCAACGTCGCGGCGAGCGGCATCGCCGTAGACCTGGCGCTGGAGCCCGGCGTCCGCGTGGCCAAGGTCCACGGCTACCAGTATCGCGACCTGGGCGGCGGCCGCTACGAGATCCCGGTGGGCGACATCGCCTCGAGCCAGGAGTACACCGTCTTCGTGGAGCTCGAGCTGCCGGCGGTAAACGAGGAGAAGACCGTGTCCCTCGGTACCGTGGCCGTCCGCTACGACGACCAATTCGTTAAGAAGGCCGTAACGTCGCCCCCCACCCGCCTCGCGATGCACTTCGTGCCGGAGGTCGAGGTGGTGGCCGCCAACGAGGTTCCGGAAGTGGTCAATACCGCGTACCTGATGGAGAACGCCGCGGCGATGGACAAGGCCCAGCGGCTGGTCGCCGAAGGCCGGCGGGGCGAGGCCCAGGAACTTTTGAAGAAACAGAAGGAGCTGAGCCGCGACCGCGCGGCCTCGGGCCAGAGCCAGGCCCTCCTCGACAGCGCCAACGACATGGAGGAGTTGGAAGAACAGGCGGACGATGAGGACAGCCCCGACGCCGCGGTGATGAAGGCCGCAGGCGCCGCAGCCACCGAGACGAGATACCACTAA
- a CDS encoding bifunctional lysine ketoglutarate reductase /saccharopine dehydrogenase family protein, with the protein MNQPTIGIRREDVNPWERRAPLTPREVARLVADEGLSVIVQPSDVRVFDDDAYARAGATVADDLGPGDVIFAVKEIPPDLILADKTYVFFSHVIKGQPANMPMLRRLVERRCSLVDYERVVDDEGRRLVFFGRYAGLAGMIDTLWALGRRLAWEGRETPFAALKAAWEYEDLAAARAAVAGVGERVAAEGVGAGLAPLTVAFAGYGNVSRGAQEILDILPHEEIAPGDVAAIASRAEPSDKVVYKVVFKEEDMVEAKEPGAAFDLQDYYDHPEKYRPVLAAYLPHVTVLVNCIYWEARYPRFVTKADLASLYGGSQPRLRVVGDISCDVEGGIEATVKQVDSASPVYVYDVDRGEAVDGVAGNGPVILAVANLPAELPRDSSAYFGERLEPYVAPIARAAWRGSFDAVELPGPIRAATILYRGEFTPPYKYIEEYIK; encoded by the coding sequence ATGAACCAACCCACCATAGGCATACGCCGGGAAGACGTCAACCCGTGGGAGCGGCGCGCGCCGCTGACGCCGCGGGAAGTGGCGCGCCTCGTCGCGGACGAGGGCTTGTCGGTCATAGTCCAACCCTCCGACGTACGCGTATTCGACGACGACGCCTACGCCCGCGCCGGCGCGACGGTCGCCGACGACCTGGGTCCGGGCGACGTCATATTCGCCGTGAAGGAGATTCCGCCCGACCTTATACTCGCCGATAAAACGTACGTCTTTTTCTCGCACGTAATAAAGGGGCAACCCGCCAACATGCCGATGCTGCGGCGGCTCGTCGAGCGGCGGTGCTCGTTGGTGGATTACGAGCGCGTCGTCGACGACGAGGGGCGGCGGCTGGTCTTCTTCGGCCGGTACGCGGGCCTGGCCGGTATGATCGATACGCTGTGGGCGCTGGGCCGCCGGCTCGCCTGGGAGGGGCGGGAGACGCCGTTTGCGGCGCTCAAGGCCGCGTGGGAATACGAGGACCTGGCGGCCGCGCGGGCGGCGGTGGCGGGAGTGGGCGAGCGCGTCGCGGCCGAGGGCGTCGGCGCCGGCCTGGCGCCGTTGACCGTGGCCTTCGCCGGCTACGGCAACGTCTCGCGCGGCGCCCAGGAGATATTGGACATCCTCCCGCACGAGGAGATAGCGCCGGGCGACGTGGCGGCGATAGCGTCGCGAGCCGAGCCGTCGGACAAAGTGGTTTATAAGGTCGTTTTCAAAGAGGAGGACATGGTCGAGGCGAAAGAGCCGGGCGCCGCTTTCGACCTCCAGGATTATTACGACCACCCCGAAAAGTACAGGCCGGTTCTGGCGGCGTACCTGCCGCACGTCACCGTCCTCGTCAACTGCATCTATTGGGAGGCGCGGTATCCCCGTTTCGTAACGAAGGCCGACCTGGCGTCGCTCTACGGCGGCTCCCAACCGCGGTTGCGCGTCGTTGGCGACATAAGTTGCGACGTGGAGGGAGGCATCGAGGCGACCGTCAAACAGGTGGACTCCGCGTCGCCGGTTTACGTCTACGACGTCGACCGGGGCGAGGCGGTGGACGGCGTCGCCGGGAACGGCCCGGTCATACTCGCGGTGGCCAACCTGCCGGCGGAGTTGCCGCGGGACTCGTCGGCGTATTTCGGCGAGCGGCTCGAGCCGTACGTGGCACCCATCGCCCGGGCGGCCTGGCGGGGCTCCTTCGACGCCGTCGAGCTGCCCGGGCCCATAAGGGCCGCGACCATCCTCTACCGCGGCGAGTTCACGCCGCCTTACAAGTATATCGAGGAGTATATAAAGTAA
- a CDS encoding saccharopine dehydrogenase C-terminal domain-containing protein — MPKDVLVLGAGMVAKPLVDYLLARPDFRVTVASRTVAKAEALVAGRERGLAQPLNVQDEKKLDADVAAADLVISLVPYIYHVAIAERCLAHGKPLVTTSYVSDEMRALDDRAREAGVLLLNEIGLDPGIDHMSAMKVIHAAQREGGRVVSFKSYCGGLPAPEADTNPWGYKFSWSPRAVILASRNAARYLERGREVNVPGDELFADCRAVDVPGAGEFECYPNRDSLPYVETYGLKYVETMFRGTLRNAGWCETWLALSRLGFLDDAPLNCEGLTYRGFSARALGVDAADAESAFAARAGVAEDSPVVGRLEWLGFFSDEPVPQAEAAPMDVLAERLAEKCPYGESERDMIVLHHEFDVGYGGRGERVTSTLVDFGVPGGDSAMARTVSLPAAIAARLILEGKIALAGVQIPVLPEIYEPVLAELERFGITCVERKGPLE, encoded by the coding sequence ATGCCGAAAGACGTATTAGTATTGGGCGCGGGGATGGTGGCGAAGCCGCTGGTCGACTACCTGCTGGCGCGGCCGGATTTCCGCGTTACGGTGGCGAGCCGCACGGTGGCCAAGGCCGAGGCGCTGGTGGCGGGACGCGAGCGCGGCCTCGCGCAGCCGCTGAACGTACAAGACGAGAAAAAACTCGACGCCGACGTCGCCGCCGCGGACCTGGTCATCAGCCTGGTTCCGTATATTTATCACGTCGCGATAGCCGAGCGCTGCCTGGCCCACGGCAAGCCGCTCGTTACGACGTCGTACGTGAGCGACGAGATGCGCGCCCTCGACGACCGCGCGCGCGAGGCCGGCGTCTTGCTGCTGAACGAGATCGGCCTCGACCCGGGCATCGACCATATGTCGGCGATGAAGGTAATACACGCCGCGCAGCGCGAAGGAGGCCGCGTCGTTTCCTTTAAGTCTTATTGCGGCGGCCTTCCCGCGCCCGAGGCCGACACCAATCCCTGGGGATACAAGTTCTCCTGGAGCCCGCGGGCGGTCATTCTGGCGTCGCGCAACGCGGCGCGATACCTCGAGCGCGGCCGCGAGGTGAACGTCCCGGGCGACGAGCTTTTCGCCGATTGCCGCGCCGTCGACGTCCCGGGCGCCGGCGAGTTCGAGTGCTATCCCAACCGCGACTCGCTGCCGTACGTAGAGACCTACGGCTTGAAGTACGTCGAGACGATGTTCCGGGGGACGCTGCGAAACGCCGGGTGGTGCGAGACGTGGCTCGCTCTTTCGCGGCTCGGCTTCCTCGACGACGCGCCGCTAAACTGCGAGGGGTTGACGTACCGCGGGTTCTCGGCGCGGGCGTTGGGCGTCGACGCCGCGGACGCCGAGAGCGCGTTCGCGGCCCGGGCCGGCGTGGCGGAGGATTCGCCGGTTGTGGGCCGGCTAGAGTGGCTGGGCTTCTTTTCGGACGAGCCCGTTCCGCAGGCCGAGGCCGCGCCGATGGACGTCCTCGCCGAGCGGCTGGCCGAAAAGTGTCCCTACGGCGAAAGCGAGCGCGACATGATCGTGCTGCACCACGAGTTCGACGTCGGCTACGGCGGCCGCGGCGAGCGCGTCACGTCGACGCTGGTCGACTTCGGCGTACCGGGCGGCGACTCGGCGATGGCGCGCACGGTGAGCCTCCCCGCGGCGATAGCGGCGCGCCTGATTCTCGAGGGGAAGATTGCGCTGGCGGGCGTTCAAATCCCGGTGCTGCCCGAAATCTACGAGCCGGTCCTGGCCGAGCTCGAGCGTTTCGGCATCACGTGCGTCGAGCGTAAGGGCCCGCTCGAGTAG
- a CDS encoding YHS domain-containing protein encodes MAKDPVCGMDVDEATPPATTEYKGQTYYFCAPGCKVAFEADPEKYLGGEEKKSGCCGG; translated from the coding sequence ATGGCGAAAGACCCCGTATGCGGTATGGACGTCGACGAGGCGACCCCGCCGGCGACGACGGAATACAAGGGTCAGACGTACTATTTCTGCGCGCCGGGCTGCAAAGTGGCCTTCGAGGCCGACCCGGAGAAGTACCTGGGCGGCGAGGAGAAAAAAAGCGGCTGCTGCGGCGGCTAG
- a CDS encoding DUF3604 domain-containing protein produces MWREILISAFLVATASTVAGGKEAETAKPWVKIKPDVLPAGAVIPKITFEVIMPVDAPAGSAVVIEIPFHFGLPQTDDPNGENYLSGKPPRGAELGFSAEIESARGYVIRATVKKGILKRGAKFKLFLTREHTHPFNQDEKAFATYVKGPGGDGGRPTIAEGRATVVRIPAGPAAQFRVVAPTCVTAGEPFAVKVAVLDQNNNPAGEPWKGDVTLSGEGVTGPAAASIKKQNGNYLELDGFSVTAPGVYRVDVRGGGLAGRSNPVVCRPSWERRIFWGDVHGHSAFSDGMRQPDEYFDYGRYVALLDVTVLTDHAENLYGGEWGKLVSITNAKNDPPAFVTLLGYEWTSDAWSGGYGHRCVYLRGKGGSFYRAYDDPTDTPEELWAKYRPGEVITIAHHTLGGFRWDHVDPAYSRCVEIVSHWGVSEYEGNPFWKGRMWRGGGVVDALNSYHLLGFVGGGDNHNGAPGQNRGPSRMRQMWYIGGITAFLAQENTRQAIFDALYDRRVYATSGNRDFVDLAVDGAGMASITPVKERPLVEGEVATEGVIKSLEVVRGGETAYTVPDAAGRSYVPFSWRDDGYDGAPSYYYLRVISEDDHTAFATPVWVAGGEWLSIDAAQGRELGPGEKLTFPPPNNRDFENYAVRLKATAAGPGEVKIIAGGEAVATAETAAGEQNITLNFKVPPQKWDVRLAYEGAAPLNVTEACVFPYPWREPRWVGRWWTFEAEDTKKTFMGNQVEDAVASGGSALRVSPADNLYEKTVLWGPYEELERGEYRAYFYLRADGAAASSSPAAEISVAIAPAGTRETPEPTTAKVLSVSSLASGQDYKKFALDFELLEKSVCEFKVKYIGNAIIYVDKVEAQQVAYE; encoded by the coding sequence ATGTGGCGCGAAATCCTAATAAGTGCGTTTCTGGTCGCGACGGCGAGCACCGTCGCCGGCGGCAAAGAGGCCGAAACGGCGAAACCGTGGGTAAAGATTAAGCCGGACGTTTTACCCGCCGGGGCCGTCATTCCTAAAATCACTTTCGAAGTTATCATGCCGGTGGACGCGCCGGCGGGTTCGGCGGTCGTAATCGAAATCCCTTTCCACTTCGGCCTCCCGCAGACCGACGACCCCAACGGCGAAAACTACCTGAGCGGGAAACCGCCGCGCGGGGCGGAGCTCGGTTTCTCGGCCGAAATCGAGAGTGCCCGCGGTTACGTCATCCGGGCGACCGTGAAAAAAGGTATATTGAAGCGCGGTGCGAAATTCAAGCTGTTCTTAACGCGCGAGCATACCCACCCCTTCAACCAGGACGAGAAGGCCTTCGCGACGTACGTGAAGGGGCCGGGCGGCGACGGCGGACGGCCTACCATCGCCGAGGGCCGGGCGACGGTGGTACGCATCCCGGCCGGGCCGGCGGCCCAATTCCGCGTCGTGGCACCGACCTGCGTTACGGCCGGTGAACCGTTCGCGGTCAAGGTCGCGGTCTTGGACCAAAACAACAATCCCGCGGGCGAACCTTGGAAGGGGGACGTCACCCTCTCGGGCGAGGGGGTAACGGGGCCCGCGGCGGCCTCGATTAAAAAGCAAAACGGAAACTACCTCGAGCTCGACGGATTCTCCGTAACCGCGCCGGGGGTATATCGCGTCGACGTTCGCGGCGGCGGCCTCGCCGGCCGGAGCAACCCGGTAGTCTGCCGCCCGAGCTGGGAGCGGCGCATATTCTGGGGCGACGTACACGGCCACTCGGCTTTCTCGGACGGCATGCGGCAGCCGGACGAATACTTCGATTACGGCCGGTACGTCGCGTTGTTGGACGTAACGGTCCTGACCGACCACGCCGAAAACCTGTACGGCGGCGAATGGGGCAAACTAGTCTCGATAACCAACGCCAAGAACGACCCGCCGGCCTTCGTGACGCTCCTGGGATACGAGTGGACCAGCGACGCCTGGTCCGGCGGGTACGGCCACCGGTGCGTATATTTGCGCGGCAAAGGCGGCTCGTTCTATCGCGCGTACGACGACCCCACGGATACGCCGGAAGAGTTGTGGGCGAAGTATCGGCCCGGCGAAGTAATTACGATAGCGCACCACACGCTCGGCGGCTTCAGGTGGGACCACGTCGACCCGGCGTACTCCCGTTGCGTCGAAATCGTGTCGCACTGGGGCGTTTCGGAGTACGAGGGCAACCCGTTTTGGAAAGGCCGCATGTGGCGGGGCGGCGGCGTGGTGGACGCGCTGAATTCGTATCATCTATTGGGGTTCGTGGGCGGCGGCGACAACCACAACGGCGCGCCCGGGCAAAACCGCGGCCCGAGTCGTATGCGGCAGATGTGGTACATCGGCGGGATCACCGCGTTTCTGGCCCAAGAAAATACGCGACAGGCGATCTTCGACGCGCTGTACGACCGGCGGGTTTACGCGACCTCCGGCAACCGGGACTTCGTCGACCTCGCCGTCGACGGCGCCGGTATGGCGAGCATTACCCCGGTCAAGGAGCGGCCGCTGGTCGAAGGGGAGGTCGCGACCGAGGGCGTTATAAAATCGCTCGAAGTTGTCCGCGGCGGCGAAACGGCGTATACGGTACCGGACGCCGCGGGCCGCAGCTACGTCCCGTTCTCCTGGCGCGACGACGGGTACGACGGCGCGCCGAGCTACTATTACCTGCGCGTCATTTCCGAAGACGACCACACAGCGTTCGCGACGCCGGTATGGGTCGCGGGCGGCGAGTGGCTGTCGATAGACGCGGCGCAGGGCCGCGAACTCGGGCCGGGGGAAAAACTTACGTTCCCGCCTCCGAACAACCGCGATTTCGAAAACTACGCCGTTCGCCTAAAAGCGACCGCGGCCGGCCCCGGGGAAGTCAAAATAATCGCGGGTGGGGAGGCCGTCGCGACCGCCGAAACGGCGGCGGGCGAACAAAACATAACCCTTAACTTCAAGGTGCCGCCGCAGAAGTGGGACGTCCGCCTCGCGTACGAAGGCGCCGCGCCGTTAAACGTAACCGAAGCGTGCGTCTTCCCGTATCCCTGGCGCGAGCCGCGGTGGGTAGGCCGCTGGTGGACGTTCGAGGCCGAGGATACGAAAAAGACGTTTATGGGTAACCAGGTCGAGGACGCCGTCGCCTCGGGCGGTTCCGCGCTGCGCGTTTCGCCGGCCGACAACTTATACGAGAAGACGGTCCTGTGGGGCCCGTACGAGGAGCTGGAGCGCGGCGAATACCGGGCGTACTTTTACCTTCGCGCCGACGGCGCCGCCGCGTCGTCCTCGCCGGCCGCGGAGATAAGCGTGGCCATCGCCCCCGCCGGCACGCGGGAAACCCCGGAGCCGACGACGGCCAAAGTGCTCAGCGTATCCTCGCTCGCGAGCGGCCAGGACTATAAAAAATTCGCGCTGGATTTCGAACTGCTCGAAAAGTCGGTCTGCGAATTCAAAGTGAAGTATATCGGTAACGCGATAATATACGTGGACAAAGTGGAGGCCCAACAAGTCGCGTACGAATAA
- a CDS encoding RluA family pseudouridine synthase: protein MKEGERKEVRLVVDGENAGQRLDAFLGVMLGEYSRSRLKGFIAAGEVAVNGAAAKPSYRLREGDVVDAAIGPPSGPPVEPEDIPLTVYYEDQDVVVVEKPAGMLTHPAGRVYSGTLVNALLHRVGALAPVGGPARPGIVHRLDKGTSGVLVVARSELAHKSLVKQFSRRTTGRTYVALAAGSLPLEEGTIEAPIGRSSRNPKLFAVSPLAAKEAKTTFAVLERFGGEATLLRLRLYTGRTHQIRVHLAYLGYPVLGDETYGKPSDVIDRPALHAHTLAFDHPASGAKMRFLSPLPPDIIAACERLRREGGPGGGR from the coding sequence ATGAAAGAAGGAGAGCGCAAGGAGGTCCGCCTCGTCGTCGACGGCGAGAACGCGGGGCAACGGTTGGATGCCTTCCTGGGGGTAATGCTCGGGGAGTACTCGCGGTCGCGCCTGAAGGGTTTCATCGCCGCCGGGGAAGTCGCCGTAAACGGCGCCGCGGCGAAGCCCTCGTACCGCCTTAGGGAAGGCGACGTGGTCGACGCGGCGATAGGCCCTCCCTCCGGGCCGCCGGTCGAGCCGGAGGATATTCCCCTCACCGTTTATTACGAGGACCAGGACGTCGTCGTCGTCGAGAAACCGGCCGGGATGCTCACCCATCCCGCGGGGAGGGTGTACTCGGGAACGCTCGTGAACGCGCTGTTGCATCGCGTCGGCGCGCTGGCGCCCGTCGGCGGCCCCGCCCGCCCGGGGATAGTCCACCGTCTGGACAAGGGCACCTCGGGCGTGTTGGTCGTGGCCCGCTCCGAGCTCGCGCACAAAAGCCTGGTTAAACAGTTTTCGCGGAGGACCACCGGCCGGACGTACGTCGCGTTGGCCGCGGGTTCTCTCCCGCTCGAGGAGGGGACGATAGAGGCCCCCATCGGCCGCTCGAGCCGCAACCCGAAGCTCTTCGCCGTCAGCCCTCTCGCCGCCAAAGAGGCCAAGACGACTTTCGCCGTGCTGGAGCGTTTCGGCGGCGAGGCGACGCTGCTGCGCCTGCGCCTTTACACCGGCCGCACCCATCAGATCCGCGTGCACCTCGCGTACCTGGGATACCCGGTTTTAGGGGACGAGACGTACGGCAAGCCGAGCGACGTCATCGACAGGCCCGCGCTGCATGCGCACACCCTCGCCTTCGACCACCCGGCGTCGGGCGCGAAGATGCGCTTCCTGTCGCCGCTGCCGCCCGATATAATAGCGGCCTGCGAACGGCTGCGGCGAGAAGGCGGGCCGGGCGGCGGCCGTTAA
- the rho gene encoding transcription termination factor Rho produces the protein MSLNLAELTTKTTAELAALAREMGVTGASGLRKQQLIFKLLETQATQNGLIFAEGVLETMPDGYGFLRSGANNYLPGPDDIYVSPSQIRRFSLRKGDTVSGQVRAPKDNEKYFALLKVDAVNNVDPEQAVERNLFDNLTPIYPDDRFHLETADENLTLRVLDLMTPVGKGQRGLIVSPPRAGKTTILQNYAHALAENHPDAILIVLLIDERPEEVTDMERSVHGEVISSTFDEPADRHVHVAEMVLAKAKRLVEAGHDVVVLLDSITRLARAYNTVTPHSGRVMTGGIDASTLQKPKRFFGAARNIEEGGSLSVIATALVDTGSKMDDIIFEEFKGTGNMECILDRRLVDRRTWPSVDVARSGTRKEELLLSEEEINKIRLIRKVLADMNGVDATEMLLAKMRKTKDNEEFLANLENL, from the coding sequence ATGTCGTTAAACTTAGCCGAACTCACCACAAAGACAACGGCGGAGCTTGCCGCGCTTGCACGCGAGATGGGCGTGACCGGCGCCTCCGGCCTGCGTAAGCAACAGCTTATCTTCAAGCTGCTCGAGACGCAGGCGACGCAAAACGGCCTTATCTTCGCGGAGGGCGTCCTCGAGACCATGCCCGACGGTTACGGCTTCCTGCGCTCCGGGGCCAACAATTACCTCCCCGGGCCGGACGACATTTACGTTTCGCCTTCGCAGATTCGCCGGTTCAGCCTTCGCAAGGGCGACACCGTCTCCGGCCAGGTACGCGCGCCGAAGGACAACGAGAAATATTTCGCGCTGCTCAAGGTCGACGCCGTCAACAACGTAGACCCGGAGCAGGCGGTCGAACGCAACCTCTTCGACAACCTGACGCCGATCTACCCCGACGACCGGTTTCACCTCGAGACCGCGGACGAAAATTTAACCCTTCGCGTGCTCGACCTGATGACGCCGGTGGGCAAGGGCCAGCGCGGGCTCATCGTCTCGCCGCCCCGCGCCGGCAAGACGACCATCCTGCAAAACTACGCCCACGCCCTCGCCGAGAACCATCCCGACGCAATCCTCATCGTCCTGCTCATCGACGAGCGACCGGAAGAGGTCACCGACATGGAGCGGTCCGTGCACGGCGAAGTCATCTCGTCCACCTTCGACGAGCCGGCCGACCGCCACGTCCACGTCGCCGAGATGGTGCTGGCGAAGGCCAAGCGCCTCGTCGAGGCGGGGCACGACGTCGTCGTCCTGCTCGACTCCATCACGCGGCTCGCCCGGGCGTATAATACCGTTACGCCGCACTCGGGCCGCGTCATGACCGGCGGCATCGACGCCTCCACGCTGCAGAAGCCCAAGCGCTTCTTCGGCGCCGCGCGCAACATCGAGGAGGGCGGCTCGCTTTCCGTCATCGCGACGGCGCTTGTCGATACCGGCTCCAAAATGGACGACATCATCTTCGAGGAGTTCAAGGGGACCGGCAACATGGAGTGCATCCTCGACCGGCGGTTGGTGGACCGGCGCACCTGGCCGTCGGTCGACGTCGCCCGCTCCGGGACGCGCAAGGAGGAGCTGCTCCTCAGCGAGGAGGAGATCAACAAAATCCGCCTCATCCGCAAGGTCCTGGCCGATATGAACGGCGTGGATGCCACCGAGATGCTCCTCGCCAAGATGCGCAAGACGAAGGACAACGAGGAGTTTTTGGCTAATTTAGAGAATTTGTAG
- a CDS encoding carboxypeptidase-like regulatory domain-containing protein, translated as MAVRELFLDTTTDAKGRYELKLPPGKWEVMAWADGGAEDETFASITVTGPEDPGEAEAEARLDLRLGE; from the coding sequence GTGGCGGTCCGCGAGCTCTTCCTGGATACTACCACCGACGCCAAGGGGCGTTACGAACTCAAGCTACCGCCCGGCAAGTGGGAGGTAATGGCCTGGGCCGACGGCGGCGCCGAAGATGAGACCTTCGCCTCGATAACCGTGACGGGGCCGGAAGACCCGGGCGAAGCGGAGGCGGAAGCTCGGTTGGATTTGAGACTCGGCGAGTAA